aagaCATTAAAGCTGAAGTGGGAATTCAACAGTAAATtgaaatcaatttcaattttggtgttttatcaatttgtCCCTCTAATTCAATGTTTTTGTTCTTAGCTTCACTTCTTTCAAACGGTGTCgctcaaacacaaatttaaagggtaaattacatccatggccattaaactttactcatttaatattgtagccactgaactttaattattaacagtatgaccattgaactttacactttttaacacccgtggccactcaacgtcttaaaacgaccgttgacggtaaaataaaacaatcgaagagttaatgatattctaaggaactttaattcttgaaaattttcgttttgagatagtgaatttttagaaagaaaaagctccaaaaaatatgattttggaaaataaaaaatatgatttcattGTAAATGTCATTctcaacaactttaattcttgaatattctCATTGGAGATCGTTAACAGTTATTTTGAGGActtggttaaagttgagtgaccaccggggttaaaaaagtgtaaagtttagtggtcataccgttaagaattgaagttcagtgaccacaatgttaaaatggataaagttcaatagtcatgggtgtaatttaccctaaattgaaatcaatttcaattttagtattttacCAATTTGTCTCTCTAATTTCCATTCAACGCTTTTGTCTACGGTTTTGTATGTTTTGATTTACTGTTTTGTTTTTATGGTTAGTTACAGATTGGGTTGGATATTCATTGATATTACCAATCTTTCTGTCATTGATATATTGCATATTTAAAGAAATTTATCTAATCTCATACTTATACAGACAGATTAGATAGACTTTACATTTTCGTCAAATATATGCCAATCTTTCCAGTTATTATACCTTGAGCCCTCCTAATAATTGATattgttcttcttcatttcaTGATATGGAAGCCTTCGGTTGGAATACAATATCAATCAATCTCTTCTTTCACTATTTATGTTAtgcatatttttatattttccccTTCCATATAATACTGAAAAATTCCTGAAGCAACGCTAGGATTACGTCCTAGTTATCTTGTTAAACTCAATACTTTTTATGATAACAATCAAAATAGCACCAAATACCCTATGGATTAAAAGCTAAGTTTACCATACTAGCTTATACTAAAGTACAGACAATATGTAAAATAGCCCTAACGAGTACATCGATGTTCACTCCACCAAGCACTTTATCAAATGTTCTTATATTTAAAAagtcaaaaataattttaacgaGAACTTTgacaaatttggtcaattttagcaattattaaaaaaatacggATATTAAGTTGTTGTATTCTTCTTCAATAATGTGGGAATGTGAAGGTGTGTTTGGCAAATGGTTTAGTGCTCAATAATGTCATATGTGTGCCTTATTTCAAGCACAACCTCTTATCTGTTCAAAATTGATCAAAGATAATGGATGTGAAGTCTCATTTCACTCACCTCAATGTGAACTCGTGACAAATTAACTAAGAAGCTTGTTAGACTTGGAAAATTTACACAAGACTTGTTACTTGGTTGACAGTTTAGCAGATCATTTCTCATCTAAAGGAAATTCAAAGTCCATCAATTATTCTTGCTTATCTGCCCAATCTCAAGACTCAGGTTTTAATTCTGCTTCTTGATAATCACACACTATACACTTCTTAACAATCATCCACATATCTATGATCATCTCCGTTTTTCTTATGTTTAGCTTTTGTAAAGAGCAAAATATACCAGGAATCCAATATAGAGAAATATCATAGAAAGATGAGAATGAAGGAAAATAAGGAAAATATTATTCCATCATCTGAAAGGTTTTGCCAGCACCCTTACAGACTAAAAAGGTAAAGCAACAAAAGAGACAAACTCACTAGCAGACAAATGACACGTCTCATGCCAGGAGAAGGTTTCTAACAgtacaaattagataaaagcaaataaatacaataaaataggTAAAATAGCTAAGAGGTCCCTTAATACTCCCCCTCAGCctgaggaggaagatgaagaagttgctCTCAGCTTGGACAGATCATAATTGTGTTGCTTGACTGAAAGAACCTTAATTAGTAAGTAAGTCAGCTACTTGATCGGCAGATGAGACATACATCGGAGTGACAGTGCCACCCTTAAATTGATCACGCACATAGTGACAATCGATCTCAATATGCTTCGTGCGTTCATGAAGGACTGGGTTTGTTGCAATGGCTAGGGCGGCCTGGTTGTCACACTTAAGAACTGTGGGAGGCAAATTCTTAATGCCCAGATCTTTCAAAAGAGATATGAGCCAAGTAATCTCACAAATAGTGAGGGCCATAGCCCTGTATTCAGCTTCAGCAGAGGACCTGGACACAACAGATTGCTTTTTGGCCTTCCATGAAATGGGAGAATCACCAAAAAAGATGCAAAAACCTGTAGTTGATCTTCTAGTGTTGGGACAGCTAGCCCAGTCATTGTCACAGTAGGCTGTGAGGACAGTAGTAGAAGAAGCTAAGAGAATGCCCTGAGATAGAGTTCCTGCAAGATATCGAAGAATGCATTTTGCAGCCTGCATATGAATTgaagagggttgatgaagaaaCTGAGTAAGGAGTTGCACAAGGAAGGAAATGTCTGGACTGGTGATTGTCAGATATATAAGTTTGCCTAAGAGGCGTTGATAAGAAGAAGGGTCTGGAGAGGAGTGCCTTTATCTGGGGTAAGATGTAAATTGCCTTCCATGGGAATTTTCAAAGGCTTGCAGTGTGTCATATCAAACTCAGAGAGGACATCTTGAGCATATTTACGCTGAGAAATGAAGAAACCAGCATCTGTTCTATCAACTTCAAGACGGAAAAATACCTCAGTGACCCCAAATCCTTCATATGAAATGTCTATGATAACATAAGCTTAAGATGATCAATGGAGGAGATATCATTACCTGTGTGAGTCACAGTTGCAGTGTGTCCATTTGGGAGATTTATAGATGCATTGATGTGTGAAGCCATATGATTGACAACATTGTGCAAATAGGGTGTCATGTGATCAGATGCCCCTGAATCAATGATCCATTCATCAGGGTGAGCAGTTGCATAGTGGCATGTGATCATTCTAGAGAAGTGATGGTCAATCTTTTCATCAGTCTCTGACCCCTTTCCCTGCTGCATCTGAAGTTTGGGCATAATTTGCATCAATTGCTCAAGTTGTTGAGGAGTGAAGAGGAGTCATGTAGCATCACTTTTATGACTACTTTGAGCTGTGGCAGCCATCTTACCAGTGTCTTGGCCACTTTTAGAGGTCCATTTTGGATTTGTAGAGGTAGATGTGTTCTGATATCCGCCCTTAGGCTTGCTTTTATGCCTAGAATGTCATTTAGGATACCCAGCTATAGTCCAACATCTGTCTAAGCAGTACAAATCTGCACTTTGTAATACATAGCAGAAATTTCAGAGTCAAACTTTGAGCAACTAAGAACTTCTCTTTGAGCCTCCTCATGTTGCAGAGTTGCAGAGGCAGTTTCAATTGAAGGTAGAGGACTTTGCAGCAAAAGTTGGCTCCTTTGAGCATTATAGGAGTCATTTAGGCCATTTAAGAACTGAAATAGTTTCGCTTCCTCTCTCTGAAGATCAATGGAATTAAGCAGAGTTAAGAGAGTCTAATTCCTCCCATACAGCTTTCATGGCAGTATAATAATCATTAACACTCATTTGTTGTTGTCTTTCTTCAAACTCCTAAACTTACTTAATAAGCATATTTTCATAAGGTATGTTTAATTTCATGAAGTTATTTTCCCTTTCAACTCTAATTCTCACACATCATTTATGTTACATCTCTACACAAAACACTAATTCCTCTGCATTTGATGATTACCTAGTAGAACTCAGAATCAGCCTCACTACTTAAGCATTATAATATTGTCAATTCCTACTTAAGTATTTCCTTTCTTTCTTATCTACCCTAACTAAAACAACTgatcatatatattttaaagaggGTGTCCAACACTCTCATAGGATTCAAAATATGCACATTAAAATTAAGGCGCTTGAATTGAATGATACTTGGATTGTTACCTCTTTCCTTGCTTGTAAAACAACTATTTATTAGATATGGTTCCATAAATCCATTGCAACACGATGGCATCAACACGAGACCATAAACCTGGATTGTTTGCTTTCATAACCGAAGAAGAGGTTTCCGATTTATCGTCGGTTTCAGGAAGGATATGATCAAGAACTTGAAAAGCACGGGCATGTGTTTTAAAAAGTTCAGCCCAAGTGGTATAGAGGCCTTTGCCGGATTCGAGAGGATCACGAATAAAGGAGGTAATGTTGATAATGGAGAGGGCCGGATGAGTTGGTGCGGCGGCGGCaccattgttttgttcattgTTTGGCATGGTGGCAGTAGAGTTTTTAGGGATGAAGAACGGCAGAAtgaggaagagagaaagaagagatttgGGTGGGATTAGGGAGAGAAATTTTAGGAGAGAGTTTTTAGGAAAGAAATTAGGCTCATGATACCATGATAATGTAGaatccttgcctttccattcattgataatgtgatatatatacacaagatatatgtgtgaacatgataattacaaatcaattatattcctaaattacagcagaaatatccatatctaatacTATTGGATACAAATGGCTCCATAAGACTAAGTGTTGGGCTAGGCCCTTATATGAATTTTCTTTTTGAGAACAAAAATATTCTCTAAGTCACTCAAAAGTTTTGAAAAGTGTCAAAAGATCCGCACAATTGATATGGTTTATGGACAGTTAATTTATGGACACTTACATATCTAACACAAGTGATGAGTTACACACGATGGTAACCTAACCTATAGACCggagatcccaagaaataggttcaatGGGTAATAACTAATTGTGATATAATATGTGTTAGATCATGCATTTTGAAGTATGAATATCCTAAAGCGATGTTaggttgagataatagaaactcgtaatgaagtctatactccatttggagtgaagtaaattaattatttaattcaaTATTGATTTGGTCTTAATTGTTATCTCCCTTTacttctccatttccaaatgtGAGAATCGAACTCTAGACCTTTGTTAAGTGGAGGAATGACCTTTACCACTCCACCACAACCTAGTGGTTTATAAGGTAAAGTTAATTATAGTGTACtatttaaaacaaacaaaaaaaaaaaagaccaaGCTGCTGCTCATGATTATAAACTAGGTGTGACAAGGTATGCAACCCAATACAAAACCTTAGCAACGGCCAGTTTTCGGATTTCTGTATAAAAGCGTTTCAAAGTTCATTAGAGTCATAGATATTTGATGGGAAAATTATaaagaaattcatcttttaaaaacaatttacaactatatcaagtcataattttagattatattaaattagtaaaatcagtacttttaatatattttatagattagaatttataaattagaagtctagaatatattttctaagatttgtgatttatgaattgaaatctagaatttttaaattatagtgtaaaatcataatatataaaaataatgacatattaagaattaagtttggtgatataacTTAAATTACAATtagttatgatatttatgtatttgacccaTATTTGATTCCACAGGccttaattttatttcttgGGCTTTAAGTAATATAGGACTTCACATATTCAATTCTTCATTGCCTTTGTCttcttgtttgtttgtttttttttttttttttcatttatgttTCTTTTGCTTTGGTTTTTGTTGGGCTTTCGTTCTCCTATAAATTGATTATAGTTATTTTTAGGAAAATTATAtagaaatttattttaaaaactatttacaattatgttaaatttaaaaactatttacaattatatcaaatcATAAGGATTGAAatctataaattagaagtttagaatatattttctagggtttatgatttatgaattggagtgtagaatttttaaattatgatataaaatcataacatatagaaaataatgacatattaagaattaaatttggtgatatgatttagttgtaattttatacttaaatatgatattcatgtatttgatccTTCTttttaacaacaacaacaacaacaaagccttagtaccgaaatgattcggggttggctaacatgaaccatcatataaaaccgtgaaatcaagtcatgtcagcgacacaaattctctccctcaaCTCTTTCCTATcaactaccatattttcctcaatccccaataaactcatatcagtCTCGATCACattcctccaagtttgcttaggtcttcccctacccctcaccactacatccctttgccactcttcagtcctcctaaccggcgcatcaagcactcttcgtcttacatggccaaatcACCTTAATCGaatttccctcattttattctcaatagatgtaacttttacttttgttctaattatttcattactcacctgatccttctttttaacaaaataaataaataaagaataacCGTTTTTTTAAAGTTATTAGGTTACACTAATGgtataaaaacaaacaaattttGTTACTATAATAGGAAATTTTAGATCAATTATACCAttccgataaaaaaaaaaaaaacatagttTAAATTTACATTTTCTAACTAAATAATAACGAAAATTAGTGAATTTAGTTCtcaaaatagaagaaatgaattTAATACACAGTCATATGATCATATTAGTAAAAAATAGGATTTGTTTAATAAAAGGTTGAGTGATAGGGATACAACCTGTGATCTAGTTACTTCGGCTGATAACAACAATAATTTTCAGCAGCAAATTGGTGAAGAGGAGTCGTATACATAAGAGGAAAGATGAGAAAAGACATTAGATACAGATACAAAAGAAAACGAGTAAAAATtgcagaaaataaaataaataaaagctgGAGGGAACCGATGGTCGGATTGTCAACCGGTGCAACCCCGGTTTAatattgaaaaaagaaagaatttgCCATTTTTTACGGAATTAAGAAAAAACGTTTGGGAAAAGCTAATTTTGATTGGAAAAAACTAGTAATTTGCAATATTTattaacaaaattgaaaacttaCAAGGAAGCTGGCTCAAGCTCCTATTTCAATGTAGCATCCCCCAGACGAGGGATGGTTTAAGGTCAACTGTGATGGGGCCTGTAAAGGCAACCCGGACTTTGCTATCGCAGGTGGCAACATTCGTGATGCTAGGGGTGTTTGGAGAGGCGGTTTTGTTATGAATCTAGGAATCTGCTCACCAGTTCTAGCAGAATTATGGGGTCTTTATTTTAGCCTAAATCTGGTCTGGGAGAAAGGTCATAGGCGAGTTGTGATTGAATTGGATTCGCAAACTGTGGCTAATTTCATGACCGATCCGATCCACGCACATCATCCTTTCGCATGGATTATTACACATTGCCATCGCTTCAAAACCATGAATTGGGAATTAAGGGTAACACATGTTTACAGGGGAGAGAATAGGGCAGCTGACTGGATGGCGAATTTCGCAGGTTATTATAGTTTGGGCTTTCAAGAGTGTGTTGCGCCTCCTACAGGCCTCCAGCTGGTTCTTTCTGACGATTAGAGGGGTGTCACGTTACCTAGGATGGTGACGAGTTGGATTGTTGTTCCTTTTTCCCCTCtttttctttatgttttttttttccggaCGTTTAGCCTTCCcctatttaccaaaaaaaaatgtactCCCAACTCAatgatgctttttttttttataacacaaCCCAACGATGGTTTAGTTACacatttttatagaatttttctCCTAATAATTAGTTAAAAGATCGTAAAAACTCTTTACTTATTGACTACTTGTTGACTAGTGGAAACATTTCTTTCCTAAATGGGATgtagaagattaatttagaagattattttttttttcttaaaaattacTTCAAGTGGTTAATTTTTACCATCAATTTCACATtcattatttgtcttttttaaaCTTGGAGGGTGTTTGCTTCAGtttttcggatgagcgtttaaAGTTTCATTCCAAAGCGCATGAAATAtggtgtttggttaggtttatataaccacaACGTTTAACACTTTCTCTGAAAACTGCAGCGttctggagcgtttcacgaaaagcctctatttggagcttttcataaacagctgtttgtagttatatatatatatatatatattattgacaaaagtatccttcttatttccataaaatatgtttattatttatattcttACAACATAATTATCGGAAtaacaaggttttgttgcgttcaataaaatttttatttttttatatagattatttttttattaatttgtgtaacacatattttattttataataggataaagtgtaaaaatacccctaatatttttcagattttccttttataatttaatctttgattaatttaaaacatgtacattttaaacattttaaatccgaacagcaacaattcaatataatttaccaaacactagtgaTTAAACAGTCAATAACAAAcggctaacagcttactgcaagttaacagcaaccgcaacaactattagttaatagctgaaccaaacagcCCCTTATAATAGACCGTTAAAAAGATCTAATGTCATATAATATATTGACATATTTCAAATTCTTTTAAACTCTATTTATCTGTTATATATCTAAACgtcaaattgataaaaaaaaaataacaaactaaaatttgtttataattttatttatatatattttataaaatgatttaaaactaaatatatatattatttatttatgatgtTATATGATCCGACTAAATACTCGTCTTATGTTGTTGCAATGTTCCGTTCTCGCTCGAGGAGGGTTCCTTGGATGCTCCGCGGTGACTAGTTAGAATGTTTAGACCTGTTGTTCGGGTTCAGTATTGTGATTTCTCACATCTTCCAAATAGCGGATAAATTAGCAAACTATGGTCGTTTGCAGCCCCAGATCGTTCATTGGAACATTGTCCCGGACTTCTGTTTTGGTCTGATCAGAGATAATATGTGGAAGCGACCTTCGTTTGGTTTCACTTAGTTTTATTACTTGTCTTTCGTCTTttgtatgaatttttttttttatcattaataaTATCTGGGTCGGAGTTTTAAGAGAGacgccaacctagttgggatctcTATGCTCCCTCTCCATCTtcaataataaaacaaaaaaatgatcCGACTAAGTAATCTATCTTTATAAATTCGATTTGATATTTTATCTTGATAATATTGAAATTTCTTACAGTTGATGTTGATATattttctctattatctctgTTTAgagatataatataataaattgatAAAAAGACAggtaaaaatttaataaagttGCACTTAAGTTGCAAAGAATTGGTTTAAGAAAAAGCTACCAGATAGACCCAAATTCATTCTCCACATTTGCTTTACTCTCTTTCTTTGAAGTTGAAATTAACACCACACCAGACAAAGCTACATTataaataactaaaaaaaaaaaaaaactcaatttgATAATCCATGAGATGGACCAAGTTTTTCTACTAATGCATGCTATAATTATTCTTATTCATTCAATTTATCGACAgatatttcattaaaaaaagaaaaggaatgGAATCTCTAAAAGGTTGCAATTAAACTATGAATCATTGGTTATAAGTAAAGTAAAGCAAAGCAGCAAGAATCAAATTTAAAGTTGAAGTtctctcattttcttttaaccTTTACACGTTGCATTAGCTTTTCTATATTCATTTCAATGATGAGTCATGATCTCCATCATCATCTCATCTGATGCATAATCCACCTCAGACGAATTCGAAGACTCCCCTGTGTCACGTGCCAAAGATTTATATCCAAACACTGCATAAAATACACCCCTCAGCCCACGTAATGACTGTCTCTTTCTACCCATTTTATTACCATTATTTACTCTTCCTCCCTCGCTTAAAAACTGGCAATTATTTGAACTTTTATGCCAAAATGTGGGACAAGAATGCGCAAAACATCCACTTTTATTTCCATTATATGAAATAACCTCTTTTCCTGACCCACTTCCTAACATGATCCCCTCCTCCGCAGCAGCGTCAGCACCTTCCTGCAGCTTCAATGCCGCCTCAAGTTTCGTCAACACATTTGACATTGTAGGTCTATCATTTCTATTATTGCGCAAGCATTTCACTGCAATTTTCGCATAAATCTTCAAACTCTCTGGTGCGATTTCACCCGTTAGATTTGGATCGATGATTTGATCAAGCGTGCCTTCTCGAAAATGCTGCTTGGCCCACAAAGCTAGGCTGTGCTGCTCCTCGTCTAGCTTCATATCTACGGCTGGTCTTGCACATAGAACTTCAAATAACAATACTCCAAAGCTGAACACATCAGATTTTACTGTAAGATGGTTTGTAAAATAGTACTCAGGATCTAAATACCCAAATGTACCCTTCACTTCTGTCGTGACGTGGCTACGTGATATGCTTGCGGGTCCTAGCCTTGACAGTCCAAAATCAGAAACTTTAGGGACCCAATTTTCATCTAGTAGAATGTTGGAGCTCTTGATATCGCGATGAATGATACAATGCTCCGCACCTGTACGATGAAACACTATCAATTTTTAACACGACGATATGAATATAAAGACAAGTCGTTTAATacgattattatttttattgcatttatattatataattcaaGAGAAGACTCTGGTTCGTGATCCTGAACAAAACTTATATTTACTGATGGATAATTCTGTCgctatatataaatattttggtCAGTTATTTCCAGTAATTTGACAAATTTGAGGCACAAATGGAATTGGCGACAGATATTTCAATCGTAGTTATTAAACCGCGGAAATATCTGgtttcttattattttttttattctgttACACTAGTGTATATATCATATAACACGATTACAACAATTTATTCTGACATTTTTATAGCATGAGTACGACAGTCCATTTTGACATTCTTACCTGTGTGAAGGAATTTTACTCCGCATGCAGCACCGATGCAGATTTGCAGCCTTTGTTTCCATGACAATGGAGGATTCTGTGTCtgatacagatgatccaggAGGGTTCCATGTGCCATGTAATCGTACACCAGAATCATCATATGTTCTTCGTTGCAGTAGCCGACGAGAGATACTAGATGCCGGTGGCGAAGCTTGGAAAGCATTTCAATCTCAGCCCAGAATTCCTGAGAACCTTGGGTTGAAGTTGGTTTGAGTGCTTTAATGGCTACTGGTTTGTTTTCATTGTCAATGTGACCTTTGAAGACTCTGCCAAAGCCACCGTTTCCGATCACAAGAGCTCTATCAAAATCGTTGGTTGCATTTCTGATTTCCTCAGCTGTAAAACGGCGGCAAACCCCTTTCTGAAGTGATTTCGTGCTGTCGTCGGTGAATAATCTTGGCCTTTTGCAATAACAGAAAATTAGGAGTCCTGCAAGAATTAGTATCATGACTCCAAGAACTGTAGCGACACTAATGGCAGCGATTTTTGTGATGCTTATCTTGGATTTGTTTGCTTGATTGACTGTTAATTTGCGCTTAGTCCGAGCTTCAGAATTGTCAATTGAAACCATCTCTATTCCATTGATAAATCCATATGAATCATCAGATGGAGTAAACGTTATATTCAATAACTGATTCTCTTGTACATTGAGGAAGAATTCTTTGGCAAAGGAATCAGCAGGAGTAAAGCTGCTAAGGAGAACTAAAGAACTTATTTTAACACTAAAAAGGATCTTAGAACTGTTGAAATGATCCATGGCTGGAGTCTCCCTGAAGTAGAAGCGTATAATTTTCTGGCCTGAAGTAACATGAAAGGTGTATGTCAATTGGGAGTGAAAAATTCGAACTGAATTATAGGGGATAAGATGATGATCGGAGATGGAATCAATTGTACTATTTGACTCTGTTAAGGAAACAAATTTTGAGTGAATATCTATATCTCCAATCCACTCTCGACCATCTGCGCCGGTTGAGTTGCCGGAATCTCCACAATTGACAAGGATGTTATGAGTGGGGTGGAAGATCTCTGAGAAGTCGCCATGAACTGTGA
The DNA window shown above is from Euphorbia lathyris chromosome 1, ddEupLath1.1, whole genome shotgun sequence and carries:
- the LOC136208240 gene encoding putative receptor-like protein kinase At5g39000; amino-acid sequence: MLISCKLCFIFLKFLIITVHGDFSEIFHPTHNILVNCGDSGNSTGADGREWIGDIDIHSKFVSLTESNSTIDSISDHHLIPYNSVRIFHSQLTYTFHVTSGQKIIRFYFRETPAMDHFNSSKILFSVKISSLVLLSSFTPADSFAKEFFLNVQENQLLNITFTPSDDSYGFINGIEMVSIDNSEARTKRKLTVNQANKSKISITKIAAISVATVLGVMILILAGLLIFCYCKRPRLFTDDSTKSLQKGVCRRFTAEEIRNATNDFDRALVIGNGGFGRVFKGHIDNENKPVAIKALKPTSTQGSQEFWAEIEMLSKLRHRHLVSLVGYCNEEHMMILVYDYMAHGTLLDHLYQTQNPPLSWKQRLQICIGAACGVKFLHTGAEHCIIHRDIKSSNILLDENWVPKVSDFGLSRLGPASISRSHVTTEVKGTFGYLDPEYYFTNHLTVKSDVFSFGVLLFEVLCARPAVDMKLDEEQHSLALWAKQHFREGTLDQIIDPNLTGEIAPESLKIYAKIAVKCLRNNRNDRPTMSNVLTKLEAALKLQEGADAAAEEGIMLGSGSGKEVISYNGNKSGCFAHSCPTFWHKSSNNCQFLSEGGRVNNGNKMGRKRQSLRGLRGVFYAVFGYKSLARDTGESSNSSEVDYASDEMMMEIMTHH